The Polymorphobacter megasporae genome window below encodes:
- a CDS encoding TRM11 family SAM-dependent methyltransferase: MAHPIEENDVQALSPPGGEQIASRAETTSAGRVGHIRDRYAVGTLLEFEPDADRKNHNVFRYPAKFHPPIARRLIELFSSSGETILDPFCGSGTLLVEAASLGRNSVGTDVDPLAILIARAKTVGVNRTSLDATVAVFVEWCEEQRRDDLDRFGPFDLDIGSEILDGLRPEIAAFIPELPRIGHWFRNRVVLQLATLRRRVADIQDEHSRRILTLCFASIIRNSSNADPVPVSGLEVTSHMLAREAKGRTIDPWLLMKRATAKTVAATVAFAQVRDPEARCVVREADARHLDRTTIGAVDAIITSPPYLTAVDYYRRHTLEMYWLGLTERREQRLDVMTRYIGRDRVGLRHFPVEDPQAAAVADRWIGRFPSAAPARQRAFRHYCDGMFRALVGMSEIVAGNGAIVVVAGDVRFCGMPVSMLELIKDLAADKLKIADHLWYPIINRYMSYKRNNEANIAVDHVIVLRRP; this comes from the coding sequence ATGGCCCATCCTATCGAGGAGAACGACGTGCAGGCGCTATCGCCGCCCGGCGGCGAACAAATCGCCAGTCGGGCCGAAACGACGTCGGCCGGCAGGGTTGGTCACATCCGCGATCGGTATGCCGTCGGCACGCTTCTGGAATTCGAACCCGACGCGGATCGCAAGAATCACAACGTCTTCCGATACCCCGCAAAGTTTCATCCTCCGATCGCCAGACGTCTGATCGAACTGTTCAGTTCGTCCGGTGAGACCATCCTCGATCCCTTCTGCGGAAGCGGCACCCTGCTCGTCGAAGCAGCGTCGTTGGGTAGAAACTCGGTCGGAACCGACGTCGATCCCCTGGCCATCCTCATCGCGCGCGCAAAGACCGTCGGTGTCAATCGGACTTCGCTCGACGCGACTGTCGCAGTTTTCGTTGAATGGTGCGAAGAGCAACGCCGGGACGATCTCGATCGGTTCGGCCCATTCGATCTCGATATCGGTAGCGAGATCCTGGATGGGCTCCGCCCCGAAATTGCGGCCTTCATCCCAGAACTGCCCCGCATCGGCCACTGGTTCAGAAATCGCGTCGTTCTGCAGCTCGCGACCCTTCGTCGTCGCGTGGCCGACATTCAGGACGAACACTCGCGCAGAATACTGACCCTTTGCTTCGCCTCGATCATTCGAAATTCGTCGAATGCAGACCCGGTCCCGGTCTCAGGGCTCGAGGTGACCAGTCACATGCTCGCGCGCGAAGCCAAGGGCAGGACGATTGATCCATGGCTGCTCATGAAGCGGGCGACCGCGAAGACCGTCGCCGCGACGGTCGCCTTCGCGCAGGTGCGGGACCCGGAAGCGCGTTGCGTCGTTAGGGAAGCCGACGCGCGGCATCTCGACCGGACCACCATCGGAGCGGTCGATGCGATCATCACCTCGCCACCTTATCTGACGGCCGTCGACTACTATCGTAGGCATACGCTAGAGATGTACTGGCTCGGATTGACCGAGCGGCGTGAGCAGCGGCTGGACGTAATGACCCGTTACATCGGCAGGGATCGCGTCGGTTTGCGTCATTTTCCGGTTGAAGACCCTCAGGCCGCGGCCGTGGCGGACCGCTGGATAGGACGCTTTCCGAGCGCCGCACCTGCACGACAGCGCGCTTTCCGCCATTACTGCGACGGCATGTTCCGAGCGTTGGTCGGAATGAGCGAGATCGTCGCCGGGAACGGCGCCATAGTCGTAGTGGCTGGCGATGTCCGCTTCTGCGGTATGCCAGTGTCGATGCTCGAGCTGATCAAGGATCTCGCAGCAGACAAGCTTAAGATCGCGGATCACCTATGGTACCCGATCATCAACCGGTACATGTCGTACAAGCGGAACAACGAAGCCAACATTGCGGTCGATCACGTGATCGTACTCCGTCGCCCCTAA
- a CDS encoding ATP-binding protein yields MRHVEATLRRAMAWRPTAGSRLMDRPPSFERLMLAEQTHRIANDLTVVRSLLSLLSSRYGEDAEQLVRAALERVDAVADLQRLLLPPLMEGPRELSLKLEEVCRRIAEVRLAKRNVLLDYAVDRCELDARTCWAICAIVAELVTNASKHAFTAAGGTVAVTGRCHGRIVVMSVADDGNGSTASSRRTEPASGGGAGSVIVEQLVAALGGELYYPETSVGTAVEFWIGLDGTAVGRATR; encoded by the coding sequence ATGAGACATGTCGAAGCAACCCTTCGCCGCGCTATGGCGTGGCGGCCCACGGCCGGTTCCCGGCTGATGGATCGTCCGCCATCGTTCGAACGTCTGATGCTGGCGGAACAGACGCACCGCATCGCCAACGACCTGACCGTGGTGAGATCGTTGCTATCGCTTCTTTCCTCGCGTTATGGCGAGGATGCCGAGCAACTCGTCAGAGCTGCGCTCGAACGGGTAGACGCCGTCGCCGACCTCCAAAGGCTGCTTCTTCCGCCGTTGATGGAAGGGCCGAGGGAATTGAGCCTGAAACTGGAAGAGGTCTGCCGTCGGATAGCAGAAGTACGTTTGGCCAAGAGAAACGTCCTTCTGGACTATGCGGTCGATCGATGCGAACTCGATGCCAGGACGTGCTGGGCCATCTGCGCCATCGTTGCCGAGCTCGTCACGAACGCCTCGAAGCACGCGTTCACCGCGGCCGGTGGCACTGTCGCCGTCACGGGCAGGTGCCATGGGCGCATCGTCGTCATGTCGGTGGCAGACGACGGCAATGGCTCGACGGCGAGCAGCCGGCGAACCGAGCCGGCTTCCGGAGGCGGTGCGGGCTCGGTGATAGTCGAGCAGCTCGTGGCGGCGTTGGGCGGCGAGCTGTATTATCCTGAAACATCCGTCGGTACGGCAGTCGAGTTCTGGATCGGTCTCGATGGTACGGCCGTCGGCCGCGCCACGCGATGA
- a CDS encoding TM0106 family RecB-like putative nuclease, with protein MKAVTAAQLYDHVTCPRRVDLDAHGDHATRTEISPFVRMLWRRGAAHEADVVATLPPETVRLIGLGGEDRAARTADAMMSGVDLIHGGRIAADDLLGDPDLLVRRGTGYVAADIKSGRAEEDGGDEPESRGRAKVHYAVQIALYTDVLERLGLSAGRQPEIWDVRGDRVPYDLDAPRGPRTPSSLWDLYASTRDSVRTILASPHSTRGALSAACGLCHWRELCVIELEAADDLTLIPSLGRAARDGMADVIPGVAGFAAMDPETFVVGRKTVFPGVGPDRLRLYHARATLLATPGATAYLRNPIELPTTRVEIFFDIEADPMRDLTYLHGFVERVDRDASTERFTAFYAESSTADAERRAFAAAVGYMLDRPDAAIYYYSKYERTMYRKLQTRYPDVCTVEVVEALFTPPRSIDLYCDVVMKATEWPTRNHSIKTLAKSLGFAWRDTDPSGAASIEWYHRWVETGDAAIRQRILDYNEDDCRATAVLLDGIRALR; from the coding sequence ATGAAAGCCGTCACCGCCGCCCAACTTTACGACCACGTGACCTGCCCCCGGCGGGTCGACCTCGACGCCCATGGTGATCATGCGACGCGTACCGAGATCAGCCCGTTCGTCCGGATGCTGTGGAGGCGCGGCGCTGCTCACGAGGCCGACGTCGTCGCGACCTTGCCGCCGGAGACGGTTCGACTGATCGGTCTCGGCGGCGAAGATCGTGCGGCGCGTACGGCGGATGCGATGATGTCCGGTGTTGACCTGATTCATGGTGGCAGGATCGCTGCCGACGATCTACTCGGCGACCCCGATCTGCTGGTTCGACGTGGCACCGGCTATGTGGCGGCGGACATCAAATCCGGCCGCGCCGAAGAAGACGGTGGTGACGAGCCCGAGTCTCGCGGGCGAGCCAAGGTCCACTACGCAGTTCAGATCGCGCTCTACACGGACGTCTTGGAGCGCCTCGGTCTCTCGGCGGGACGTCAGCCGGAAATCTGGGACGTGCGCGGAGATCGAGTCCCCTACGACCTTGACGCGCCGCGGGGGCCGCGCACGCCATCCAGCCTTTGGGATCTGTATGCTAGTACCCGCGACTCGGTACGTACGATCCTAGCGTCCCCTCACTCTACCCGAGGCGCCCTGTCGGCGGCGTGCGGCCTTTGCCATTGGCGCGAGTTGTGCGTCATCGAACTGGAGGCGGCGGACGACCTTACCCTCATTCCATCGTTGGGCCGAGCGGCACGCGACGGCATGGCGGACGTCATCCCCGGCGTAGCCGGCTTCGCCGCGATGGATCCCGAAACATTCGTCGTCGGCCGCAAGACCGTCTTTCCCGGTGTCGGACCGGACCGGCTGCGCCTCTACCATGCGCGTGCGACTTTGCTGGCCACGCCGGGAGCGACGGCCTACCTGCGTAATCCGATCGAGCTGCCAACGACGCGGGTCGAAATCTTCTTCGACATCGAGGCCGATCCCATGCGCGATCTGACCTATCTGCATGGCTTCGTCGAACGCGTCGACCGAGATGCGTCGACCGAACGGTTCACAGCGTTCTATGCGGAGTCGTCGACTGCGGACGCCGAACGAAGGGCCTTCGCCGCCGCGGTCGGGTACATGCTCGACCGTCCGGATGCGGCGATCTACTACTATTCGAAATACGAGCGCACGATGTACCGCAAGCTCCAGACCCGTTACCCGGATGTCTGCACGGTCGAGGTGGTCGAAGCGCTCTTCACGCCACCGCGGTCAATCGACCTGTATTGCGATGTCGTCATGAAGGCCACCGAGTGGCCGACGCGCAACCATTCGATCAAGACGCTCGCCAAGTCCTTAGGCTTCGCTTGGCGCGACACCGACCCGTCGGGTGCGGCGTCGATCGAATGGTATCACCGTTGGGTCGAGACTGGCGACGCCGCGATCCGGCAGAGGATCCTCGACTACAACGAGGACGACTGCCGCGCGACAGCCGTGCTTCTCGACGGCATACGGGCGCTACGTTGA
- a CDS encoding GNAT family N-acetyltransferase, whose protein sequence is MRGLRKSDLEDLNAVQSDPHVVRYMGDGDEGSRTSVAKWIARCSQRLRRTGFGTRAIELRDTGEFVGWVACIREPQSNEVQLTYAIARQHRRNGYADEAVAQLLAVYPRMPTFAWVEPSNEASMKILRRHGFSDFGNEPVTPVFPRLYMWRVFPDDPAF, encoded by the coding sequence ATGCGGGGATTGCGGAAGAGTGATCTCGAGGACCTGAATGCAGTTCAGTCGGATCCGCACGTCGTGAGATATATGGGCGACGGAGACGAGGGTTCCAGGACGTCCGTGGCGAAGTGGATCGCGAGGTGCTCGCAGCGATTGCGCAGAACGGGATTCGGCACGCGGGCGATCGAACTGCGGGACACCGGCGAATTCGTCGGGTGGGTGGCGTGCATTAGGGAACCGCAGAGCAACGAAGTGCAACTTACCTACGCGATCGCAAGGCAGCATCGGAGAAACGGATACGCAGACGAGGCGGTTGCCCAACTGCTCGCCGTTTACCCGCGTATGCCCACGTTCGCTTGGGTCGAACCCTCGAACGAGGCGTCGATGAAGATCCTCAGGCGTCACGGTTTTTCCGACTTCGGCAACGAACCCGTGACGCCCGTCTTCCCACGATTGTACATGTGGCGTGTTTTTCCGGACGATCCTGCTTTTTAA
- a CDS encoding helix-turn-helix transcriptional regulator, with translation MLLGDMLREFYFAQFGVTVDEIQERMLKPDPDGTDTERAAILSTIHFLGSVLQRGEIASFARPFGGGVPISMPSSSWELDDFEARFATSAVNPHDWWGPAERGTHWVFVDEAGYEAFWKEWCKPVIFADDPVTDQLAVNNFAAAIDHPRSTILRLPEVVKRTGLSKSTIYAKIANRTFPAQILLGSRTSGWQDEHVQSWIRNPT, from the coding sequence ATGCTGCTCGGCGACATGCTGCGGGAGTTTTACTTCGCTCAGTTCGGCGTCACCGTCGATGAGATCCAAGAGCGTATGCTTAAGCCGGATCCGGACGGAACCGACACCGAACGCGCTGCGATCCTCTCGACCATCCATTTTCTGGGGAGTGTCCTACAACGCGGTGAGATCGCGAGCTTTGCACGGCCGTTCGGTGGCGGCGTCCCGATCTCGATGCCGAGCTCGTCTTGGGAATTGGATGACTTCGAAGCACGCTTTGCTACTTCGGCGGTGAACCCACACGACTGGTGGGGGCCAGCCGAAAGGGGCACCCACTGGGTGTTCGTCGACGAGGCCGGTTACGAAGCGTTCTGGAAGGAATGGTGCAAACCCGTCATTTTTGCCGACGATCCGGTCACGGACCAGCTAGCGGTGAACAACTTCGCCGCGGCCATCGACCACCCGCGATCGACGATTCTGCGGTTGCCTGAGGTTGTGAAAAGAACTGGACTGTCCAAGAGCACTATCTATGCCAAGATAGCCAATCGCACATTTCCGGCACAGATCTTGTTGGGATCGCGAACGTCCGGGTGGCAGGATGAGCACGTCCAGTCGTGGATCCGCAATCCAACATGA
- a CDS encoding tyrosine-type recombinase/integrase, giving the protein MLTVIEVKGAQPRAKDYKLADSGGLYLFITTKGHRSWRLKYRFGGKEHRMLLGPYPSVGLAEARQKRDEFKAALKNGRDPKLEQERVKSAAAAAATHTFEKVARDWFAVQSTGWRAVHASDVLTSLERDLFPGLGAVPIGDIDERMLLTALRAVEKRGAVETARRLRQRADAIFRYARSEGIPNGNPAAVVDQALAPLPPKKRWPAIVVIEDLRTLIRDVDGAGASPVTRLASRFLALTAQRPGMVRGSAWTEFEGIDWNDATRPEGEASWRVPAARMKLEFNLAENDTYDHPVPLSRQAVDVLRAVRLLTGRGSLAFCSSRDVHVPMSENSIGYLYHRCGYKGRHVPHGWRSSFSTIMNGLNERMLPGSDRSAVDRHVIDLMLAHTPSGISASELRYNRAAFMPRRREIAELWADLLMQGIGPAAQLMSGRRRGVGA; this is encoded by the coding sequence ATGCTGACGGTGATTGAGGTCAAAGGCGCGCAGCCCCGCGCCAAGGACTACAAGCTCGCCGACTCGGGTGGGCTGTATCTCTTCATCACGACGAAGGGCCATCGTTCGTGGCGCTTGAAATACCGGTTCGGTGGGAAGGAGCACCGCATGCTACTCGGTCCGTACCCGTCGGTCGGCCTGGCGGAAGCTCGTCAGAAGAGGGACGAATTTAAGGCGGCGCTGAAAAACGGACGCGATCCGAAGCTGGAGCAGGAACGTGTGAAGAGCGCCGCCGCCGCCGCCGCAACGCACACTTTCGAAAAGGTGGCCCGAGACTGGTTTGCAGTGCAGAGCACGGGTTGGCGTGCGGTCCACGCGAGCGATGTGCTTACAAGTCTCGAACGCGATCTCTTTCCGGGTCTCGGTGCAGTGCCGATTGGGGATATAGATGAACGAATGCTTCTAACGGCGCTCAGGGCTGTGGAGAAGAGGGGGGCGGTGGAAACCGCAAGACGGCTCCGTCAACGAGCGGACGCGATATTCCGCTACGCCCGTTCGGAAGGCATCCCGAACGGGAACCCGGCAGCTGTCGTCGATCAGGCATTGGCTCCCCTTCCACCGAAGAAGCGCTGGCCCGCGATCGTCGTGATCGAGGATCTGCGGACCTTGATCCGCGATGTCGACGGCGCCGGAGCTTCGCCTGTCACGCGGCTCGCTTCGCGCTTTCTCGCCCTCACCGCCCAGCGGCCGGGCATGGTTCGGGGCTCGGCATGGACCGAGTTCGAAGGCATCGACTGGAACGATGCCACCCGACCGGAAGGCGAAGCATCGTGGCGCGTTCCAGCGGCCCGCATGAAACTCGAATTCAACCTCGCCGAAAACGACACCTACGATCATCCGGTGCCGCTATCCCGTCAGGCGGTCGACGTTCTTAGGGCTGTGAGGCTGCTTACCGGGCGGGGCTCTCTCGCCTTTTGCTCGAGCCGCGACGTGCATGTCCCGATGAGCGAAAACTCGATTGGCTATCTCTATCACAGATGCGGGTACAAGGGCCGGCACGTACCACATGGCTGGCGTTCCAGCTTTTCGACGATCATGAACGGGCTGAATGAGCGCATGCTTCCGGGCTCCGACCGGTCGGCTGTCGATCGGCACGTCATCGACCTAATGCTGGCGCATACACCATCCGGGATTTCGGCCAGCGAACTTCGCTACAACCGCGCCGCCTTCATGCCCCGTCGACGCGAAATCGCCGAGCTGTGGGCCGATCTCCTGATGCAAGGTATCGGACCGGCTGCGCAATTGATGTCTGGACGCCGGCGGGGGGTCGGAGCGTAA
- the hspQ gene encoding heat shock protein HspQ, with amino-acid sequence MTVIDFTSPGAPESANSGAGIPAADTVQHASVPDPAAIARFGIGEVVRHKLFPFRGVIFDVDPEFSNSEEWWEAIPENVRPRKDQPYYHLLAENDDSAYVAYVSQQNLIHDDLPEPVQHPAVTQMFAAFEGGRYILRPEVRN; translated from the coding sequence ATGACAGTGATCGATTTCACCTCGCCGGGCGCTCCGGAATCCGCCAACTCCGGTGCGGGCATACCAGCGGCGGATACGGTGCAGCACGCGTCGGTCCCTGACCCGGCGGCGATCGCCCGGTTCGGAATCGGCGAGGTCGTCCGCCACAAGCTGTTCCCGTTTCGCGGCGTCATCTTCGACGTCGACCCGGAATTTTCGAACTCCGAGGAATGGTGGGAGGCGATCCCCGAGAATGTTCGTCCGCGCAAGGACCAGCCTTACTACCACCTGCTCGCCGAGAATGACGATAGCGCGTACGTCGCCTATGTCAGCCAGCAGAACCTTATCCACGATGACCTGCCTGAACCGGTTCAGCATCCCGCGGTGACGCAGATGTTCGCGGCCTTCGAGGGCGGGCGTTACATCCTGCGCCCCGAGGTCAGGAACTGA